One genomic region from Halobaculum sp. XH14 encodes:
- a CDS encoding DUF6166 domain-containing protein, which yields MNGNARRPTSNVVQTEALANRRDDSVEYVGFRVDGHAVVLNLSEHQCLTPDRSLDLVNHSPTGFEWGYAGSGPAQLACGLLLDYYDDARIAREHYIGFRNRVISQLKCDGAAACWHLTGEEIDAAMATITDDVVALPDGGQLSPSLPENWRTVTRPDRRVFQRADHDHYIVLGEGTDGWLAVLCSQGDRAYPAPLASRTVSDDADVERAIRALVDESNDLIEPPEGEY from the coding sequence ATGAACGGGAACGCACGACGCCCCACGTCGAACGTAGTCCAGACAGAAGCGCTCGCTAACCGTCGCGACGACTCCGTCGAATACGTCGGCTTTCGCGTTGACGGCCACGCCGTCGTTCTGAATCTCTCCGAACACCAGTGTCTCACTCCTGATCGAAGTCTCGATCTGGTCAACCACAGCCCGACAGGCTTCGAGTGGGGATATGCTGGAAGCGGGCCCGCACAGCTCGCTTGTGGGCTCCTCCTCGACTACTACGACGACGCCCGGATCGCCCGAGAACACTACATCGGGTTCCGAAATCGCGTGATCAGCCAGCTCAAGTGTGATGGGGCCGCGGCGTGCTGGCACCTCACCGGCGAAGAAATCGACGCGGCGATGGCGACGATCACCGACGACGTCGTCGCCCTTCCCGACGGCGGGCAGCTGTCACCGTCACTCCCCGAGAACTGGCGAACGGTCACTCGCCCCGACCGGCGAGTCTTCCAGCGGGCTGATCACGACCACTACATCGTGCTCGGGGAGGGAACCGACGGCTGGCTGGCCGTCCTCTGCAGTCAGGGCGATCGCGCCTATCCGGCACCCCTGGCAAGCCGGACGGTTTCGGACGATGCCGATGTCGAGCGGGCCATCCGTGCCCTCGTCGACGAGAGCAACGACCTCATCGAGCCACCGGAGGGGGAGTACTGA